A region of Vigna radiata var. radiata cultivar VC1973A chromosome 10, Vradiata_ver6, whole genome shotgun sequence DNA encodes the following proteins:
- the LOC106775748 gene encoding ras-related protein RABA2a: protein MGRGAEEEYDYLFKVVLIGDSGVGKSNLLSRFTRNEFCLESKSTIGVEFATRTLEVEGRSVKAQIWDTAGQERYRAITSAYYRGALGALLVYDVTKPTTFENVSRWLKELRDHADANIVIMLIGNKTDLKHLRAVATEDAQGYAEKEGLSFIETSALEATNVEKAFQTILSEIYRIISKKSLSSTPHPASSTVKEGKTITVRDSQSTTTTTPCCTSS from the exons atgggtcGTGGAGCAGAGGAAGAGTACGATTATCTGTTCAAGGTTGTGCTTATCGGGGATTCGGGTGTTGGAAAATCGAATCTTCTGTCCCGATTCACTCGGAACGAGTTCTGTCTGGAGTCGAAGTCGACGATTGGCGTGGAATTCGCTACTCGGACTCTAGAG GTGGAGGGAAGAAGCGTGAAAGCTCAGATATGGGACACGGCTGGACAGGAACGATACAGAGCCATAACCAGTGCCTACTACCGTGGTGCCCTCGGAGCTCTTCTTGTCTACGACGTCACAAAACCAACCACATTCGAAAACGTCAGCCGGTGGCTCAAGGAGCTCAGGGATCACGCCGATGCCAACATCGTCATCATGCTCATCGGTAACAAGACAGATCTGAAGCATCTCAGAGCTGTTGCCACCGAAGATGCCCAAGGTTATGCTGAGAAGGAGGGTCTCTCTTTCATCGAGACATCTGCTCTTGAAGCTACTAATGTCGAAAAGGCTTTCCAGACCATTCTCTCCGAGATCTACCGCATAATCAGTAAGAAATCACTCTCCTCCACTCCTCACCCTGCATCTTCCACTGTTAAAGAAGGCAAGACCATCACAGTTCGCGATTCCCAATCCACCACTACAACCACCCCTTGTTGTACTTCCTCCTGA
- the LOC106775042 gene encoding KH domain-containing protein At1g09660/At1g09670 isoform X2, producing MGERIHGGGNGNGCYFHFPPPPSPVRSSSSSIPPDRERYFAELLAERQKLVPFVQILPQCTKLLTQEIRRMSGFSQSFIDHERLEPDSPFRPLGQHPNTRPMELEGWPALPIEDKANLQRMSSFQAPPMGWPGTQGVPSTPIVKRVIRLDVPVDKYPNYNFVGRILGPRGNSLKRVEAMTECRVYIRGCGSVKDSIKVKLEEKLKDKPGYEHLKEPLHVLVEAEFPEDIINSRLDHAVAILENLLKPVDESLDHYKKQQLRELAMLNGTLREESPSMSPSMSPSMSPFNSTGMKRAKTGR from the exons ATGGGAGAGAGGATCCATGGCGGCGGGAATGGGAATGGATGCTATTTCCATTTTCCTCCTCCGCCGTCCCCTGTTcgttcctcttcctcctctatCCCTCCAGATCGCGAAAG ATATTTCGCCGAACTACTCGCTGAGAGGCAAAAACTCGTGCCTTTTGTACAAATTCTTCCCCAATGTACCAAGCTCTTGACTCAAG AAATCAGACGCATGTCGGGCTTTTCTCAAAGTTTTATCGATCATGAAAGACTCGAGCCAGATAGTCCATTCAGGCCTCTGGGTCAACATCCAAATACTAGACCAATGGAGTTGGAGGGATGGCCTGCTTTGCCAATAGAG GACAAAGCAAATCTCCAAAGGATGTCATCCTTTCAAGCGCCACCAATGGGTTGGCCTGGGACACAAGGAGTTCCATCTACTCCTATTGTGAAGAGAGTTATCAGGCTTGATGTTCCTGTAGACAAATATCCAAAT TATAATTTTGTTGGCCGAATTCTGGGACCTCGAGGAAACTCATTGAAAAGAGTGGAAGCCATGACTGAATGCAGGGTTTACATCAGAGGCTGTGGCTCAGTAAAGGATTCTATTAAGGTAAAGTTG GAAGAAAAGCTTAAAGATAAACCCGGATATGAGCACCTTAAAGAGCCATTGCATGTGTTGGTGGAGGCAGAGTTTCCAGAGGATATAATTAATTCTCGCCTGGATCATGCAGTGGCAATACTAGAAAATCTTTTGAAGCCTGTG GATGAATCCCTTGATCACTATAAGAAGCAACAGTTGAGGGAATTGGCTATGCTTAATGGTACTTTGAGAGAGGAAAGTCCAAGCATGAGCCCAAGCATGAGCCCAAGCATGTCACCTTTCAATAGTACTGGAATGAAACGAGCCAAGACAGGAAGATGA
- the LOC106775042 gene encoding KH domain-containing protein At1g09660/At1g09670 isoform X4, which produces MGERIHGGGNGNGCYFHFPPPPSPVRSSSSSIPPDRERYFAELLAERQKLVPFVQILPQCTKLLTQEIRRMSGFSQSFIDHERLEPDSPFRPLGQHPNTRPMELEGWPALPIEDKANLQRMSSFQAPPMGWPGTQGVPSTPIVKRVIRLDVPVDKYPNYNFVGRILGPRGNSLKRVEAMTECRVYIRGCGSVKDSIKEEKLKDKPGYEHLKEPLHVLVEAEFPEDIINSRLDHAVAILENLLKPVDESLDHYKKQQLRELAMLNGTLREESPSMSPSMSPSMSPFNSTGMKRAKTGR; this is translated from the exons ATGGGAGAGAGGATCCATGGCGGCGGGAATGGGAATGGATGCTATTTCCATTTTCCTCCTCCGCCGTCCCCTGTTcgttcctcttcctcctctatCCCTCCAGATCGCGAAAG ATATTTCGCCGAACTACTCGCTGAGAGGCAAAAACTCGTGCCTTTTGTACAAATTCTTCCCCAATGTACCAAGCTCTTGACTCAAG AAATCAGACGCATGTCGGGCTTTTCTCAAAGTTTTATCGATCATGAAAGACTCGAGCCAGATAGTCCATTCAGGCCTCTGGGTCAACATCCAAATACTAGACCAATGGAGTTGGAGGGATGGCCTGCTTTGCCAATAGAG GACAAAGCAAATCTCCAAAGGATGTCATCCTTTCAAGCGCCACCAATGGGTTGGCCTGGGACACAAGGAGTTCCATCTACTCCTATTGTGAAGAGAGTTATCAGGCTTGATGTTCCTGTAGACAAATATCCAAAT TATAATTTTGTTGGCCGAATTCTGGGACCTCGAGGAAACTCATTGAAAAGAGTGGAAGCCATGACTGAATGCAGGGTTTACATCAGAGGCTGTGGCTCAGTAAAGGATTCTATTAAG GAAGAAAAGCTTAAAGATAAACCCGGATATGAGCACCTTAAAGAGCCATTGCATGTGTTGGTGGAGGCAGAGTTTCCAGAGGATATAATTAATTCTCGCCTGGATCATGCAGTGGCAATACTAGAAAATCTTTTGAAGCCTGTG GATGAATCCCTTGATCACTATAAGAAGCAACAGTTGAGGGAATTGGCTATGCTTAATGGTACTTTGAGAGAGGAAAGTCCAAGCATGAGCCCAAGCATGAGCCCAAGCATGTCACCTTTCAATAGTACTGGAATGAAACGAGCCAAGACAGGAAGATGA
- the LOC106775816 gene encoding regulator of nonsense transcripts UPF3 isoform X2, translated as MKGALDRTKAVLRHLPPSLSEAALLAQIDAAFADRYNWFSFLPGKISQKHISYSRAYIDFKRPDDVILFAEFFNGHVFVNEKGSQFKVIVEYAPSQRVPRQWSKKDGRDGTIYRDSEYLEFLELLSKPVENLPSAEIQLEKREAERSGAAKDIPISTPLMDFVRQKRAAKGPRRSLSNGKVSRRGTSSNGSPSSGTSRRGSGKKRVSATMYVARHPGKNATMKDRSIYTLAPSQGDQHISSKASNVASSDGKQTLDENGVSGNNDAGKKKVLLLKGKEREIIAVSDLDSMSQHHNVTSSAKEIVGATVLKQNQRHEGSGRIIRSILSKKELRQSQSSRALSEHQIQTSNLEKEKQSPRPVHVQLILKGMNGTSENKIGLHDSHASSERQERHTRHKDRPDRGVWTSSNVADESVSSAASSQVDPVEGRNADLKHDMPNARSGEGGFYLRIYLLLLLRLQ; from the exons ATGAAGGGTGCGTTGGATCGGACGAAGGCGGTGCTGCGTCACTTGCCGCCCTCTCTTTCCGAGGCCGCACTTTTGGCCCAAATTGATGCCGCCTTCGCTGACCGCTACAACTGGTTCTCTTTCCTTCCTGGCAAAATCAG CCAGAAACATATATCATATTCTAGAGCCTACATCGACTTCAAGAGGCCAGATGACGTTATACTGTTTGCAGAGTTCTTCAATGGACACGTCTTTGTGAATGAAAAGG GATCTCAGTTCAAAGTTATTGTTGAATATGCTCCTTCCCAACGCGTTCCAAGACAGTGGTCTAAAAAGGATGGTCGTGATGGGACCATATATAGAG ATTCTGAGTATCTGGAGTTTCTTGAACTACTTTCCAAGCCTGTTGAGAATCTTCCCAGCGCTGAGATACAATTGGAGAAGAGAGAAGCAGAACGATCTG GTGCTGCAAAAGATATTCCTATAAGTACACCACTGATGGATTTTGTGCGCCAGAAAAGAGCTGCCAAGGGACCTCGG AGGTCGTTATCCAATGGCAAAGTGAGTAGAAGAGGCACTTCATCAAATGGGAGTCCTAGTTCTGGCACATCAAGACGAGGTTCAGGAAAGAAGAGGGTTTCTGCTACTATG TATGTTGCCAGGCACCCAGGGAAAAATGCTACTATGAAAGACAGATCGATTTATACTTTGGCTCCTAGCCAAGGTGATCAGCATATTTCAAGTAAAGCTTCAAACGTGGCCTCTTCAGATGGAAAACAAACCCTTGATGAGAATG GAGTTTCTGGAAATAATGAtgctggaaaaaaaaaagtactgcTTCTTAAagggaaagaaagagaaattattGCT GTATCCGATTTAGATAGCATGTCACAGCATCACAATGTAACATCTTCAGCCAAAGAAATTGTTGGTGCAACAGTTTTGAAGCAGAATCAGAGGCATGAAGGTAGTGGAAGGATTATAAGAAGCATACTTTCAAAAAAGGAGTTGCGTCAAAGCCAATCTTCCAGGGCACTCTCTGAGCATCAAATCCAAACATCTaatctagaaaaagaaaaacaatccCCTCGGCCCGTACATGTGCAACTAATTCTGAAGGGCATGAATGGTACATCAGAGAATAAGATTGGTCTGCATGATTCACATGCATCTAGCGAGAGGCAGGAGAGACATACTAGACATAAAGATAGACCAGATCGTGGTGTTTGGACAAGTTCCAATGTTGCTGATGAGTCTGTCTCATCTGCTGCTTCCTCACAAGTAGATCCTGTTGAAG GAAGAAATGCTGATTTAAAACATGACATGCCAAATGCAAGAAGTGGGGAG GGTggtttttatttaagaatttacTTATTGCTCCTATTAAGGCTTCAATAA
- the LOC106775747 gene encoding elongation factor 1-gamma, which produces MALILHAIKRNKNVFKALIAAEYSGVQLEFAPDFEFSVSNTTPEFLKMNPLGKFPVLETPDGPVFESNAIARYVARLNGDNALYLSTPIDNARIDQWIDFSTLEIDSNILKLYLPRFGYAPYLPPAEEAANSALKRALGALNTHLASNTYLVGHSVTLADIITTCNLYLGFTEILVKSFTSEFPHVERYFWTLVNQPNFRKILGQVKQTDAVPPVQSAKKPAQPKESKPKPKDEPKKVAKPEPEKPKEEAEEEAPKPKPKNPLDLLPPSKMILDEWKRLYSNTKTNFREVAIKGFWDMYDPEGYSLWFCDYKYNDENTVSFVTLNKVGGFLQRMDLARKYAFGKMLVIGSQAPFKVKGLWLFRGQEIPQFVIDECYDMELYEWTKVDISDETQKERVNQMIEDYEPFEGEPLLDAKCFK; this is translated from the exons ATGGCTCTG ATCCTGCAtgcaatcaaaagaaacaaaaatgttttcaagGCTCTCATCGCAGCAGAGTACAGTGGCGTCCAACTGGAATTTGCCCCTGATTTCGAGTTTTCTGTCTCCAACACAACTCCTGAATTCCTCAAAATGAATCCTCTTGGAAAG TTTCCAGTGTTGGAAACACCCGATGGTCCAGTCTTCGAAAGCAATGCTATTGCTCGTTACG TTGCTCGGCTCAATGGTGACAACGCATTGTACCTGTCTACTCCCATTGATAAT GCCCGCATCGACCAATGGATTGATTTTTCAACTTTGGAGATTGATTCTAATATTCTCAAATTGTACCTACCAAGGTTTGGATACGCTCCATACCTTCCACCG GCCGAGGAGGCTGCAAATTCTGCGTTGAAGAGAGCATTGGGGGCCTTGAACACTCACCTTGCATCCAATACGTACCTGGTTGGTCATTCCGTCACCCTTGCTGACATCATAACGACATGCAACCTGTATTTGGGTTTCACCGAGATCTTAGTTAAGAGCTTCACTTCGGAGTTCCCTCATGTTGAGAGATACTTTTGGACCTTGGTCAACCAGCCTAATTTCCGCAAGATATTAGGTCAGGTTAAGCAAACCGACGCTGTTCCACCTGTTCAATCTGCGAAGAAGCCTGCCCAGCCTAAGGAGTCGAAACCCAAACCAAAGGATGAGCCGAAGAAAGTGGCTAAGCCAGAGCCAGAGAAGCCCAAAGAAGAGGCAGAAGAGGAGGCAcccaagcccaagcccaaaaaTCCTCTTGATCTTCTTCCTCCAAGCAAGATGATCTTGGATGAGTGGAAAAGACTCTACTCAAACACCAAGACCAACTTCCGTGAGGTTGCAATCAAAG GATTTTGGGACATGTATGATCCAGAGGGTTATTCTCTCTGGTTCTGTGATTACAAATACAACGACGAGAACACTGTTTCCTTTGTGACATTAAACAAGGTTGGTGGTTTTCTTCAGCGGATGGATCTGGCTCGCAAGTATGCTTTTGGAAAGATGCTTGTAATTGGATCACAGGCACCATTTAAGGTGAAGGGGTTGTGGCTTTTCCGCGGGCAAGAGATTCCGCAATTTGTGATTGACGAGTGCTATGATATGGAGCTGTACGAGTGGACCAAGGTTGACATCTCTGATGAAACGCAGAAAGAGCGGGTGAATCAGATGATTGAGGATTATGAACCATTTGAGGGAGAGCCTCTTCTGGATGCTAAGTGCTTCAAGTGA
- the LOC106775042 gene encoding KH domain-containing protein At1g09660/At1g09670 isoform X1, which translates to MGERIHGGGNGNGCYFHFPPPPSPVRSSSSSIPPDRERYFAELLAERQKLVPFVQILPQCTKLLTQEIRRMSGFSQSFIDHERLEPDSPFRPLGQHPNTRPMELEGWPALPIEDKANLQRMSSFQAPPMGWPGTQGVPSTPIVKRVIRLDVPVDKYPNQYNFVGRILGPRGNSLKRVEAMTECRVYIRGCGSVKDSIKVKLEEKLKDKPGYEHLKEPLHVLVEAEFPEDIINSRLDHAVAILENLLKPVDESLDHYKKQQLRELAMLNGTLREESPSMSPSMSPSMSPFNSTGMKRAKTGR; encoded by the exons ATGGGAGAGAGGATCCATGGCGGCGGGAATGGGAATGGATGCTATTTCCATTTTCCTCCTCCGCCGTCCCCTGTTcgttcctcttcctcctctatCCCTCCAGATCGCGAAAG ATATTTCGCCGAACTACTCGCTGAGAGGCAAAAACTCGTGCCTTTTGTACAAATTCTTCCCCAATGTACCAAGCTCTTGACTCAAG AAATCAGACGCATGTCGGGCTTTTCTCAAAGTTTTATCGATCATGAAAGACTCGAGCCAGATAGTCCATTCAGGCCTCTGGGTCAACATCCAAATACTAGACCAATGGAGTTGGAGGGATGGCCTGCTTTGCCAATAGAG GACAAAGCAAATCTCCAAAGGATGTCATCCTTTCAAGCGCCACCAATGGGTTGGCCTGGGACACAAGGAGTTCCATCTACTCCTATTGTGAAGAGAGTTATCAGGCTTGATGTTCCTGTAGACAAATATCCAAAT CAGTATAATTTTGTTGGCCGAATTCTGGGACCTCGAGGAAACTCATTGAAAAGAGTGGAAGCCATGACTGAATGCAGGGTTTACATCAGAGGCTGTGGCTCAGTAAAGGATTCTATTAAGGTAAAGTTG GAAGAAAAGCTTAAAGATAAACCCGGATATGAGCACCTTAAAGAGCCATTGCATGTGTTGGTGGAGGCAGAGTTTCCAGAGGATATAATTAATTCTCGCCTGGATCATGCAGTGGCAATACTAGAAAATCTTTTGAAGCCTGTG GATGAATCCCTTGATCACTATAAGAAGCAACAGTTGAGGGAATTGGCTATGCTTAATGGTACTTTGAGAGAGGAAAGTCCAAGCATGAGCCCAAGCATGAGCCCAAGCATGTCACCTTTCAATAGTACTGGAATGAAACGAGCCAAGACAGGAAGATGA
- the LOC106775816 gene encoding regulator of nonsense transcripts UPF3 isoform X3 → MKGALDRTKAVLRHLPPSLSEAALLAQIDAAFADRYNWFSFLPGKISQKHISYSRAYIDFKRPDDVILFAEFFNGHVFVNEKGSQFKVIVEYAPSQRVPRQWSKKDGRDGTIYRDSEYLEFLELLSKPVENLPSAEIQLEKREAERSGAAKDIPISTPLMDFVRQKRAAKGPRRSLSNGKVSRRGTSSNGSPSSGTSRRGSGKKRVSATMYVARHPGKNATMKDRSIYTLAPSQGDQHISSKASNVASSDGKQTLDENGVSGNNDAGKKKVLLLKGKEREIIAVSDLDSMSQHHNVTSSAKEIVGATVLKQNQRHEGSGRIIRSILSKKELRQSQSSRALSEHQIQTSNLEKEKQSPRPVHVQLILKGMNGTSENKIGLHDSHASSERQERHTRHKDRPDRGVWTSSNVADESVSSAASSQVDPVEVVSLLTYGFGASIW, encoded by the exons ATGAAGGGTGCGTTGGATCGGACGAAGGCGGTGCTGCGTCACTTGCCGCCCTCTCTTTCCGAGGCCGCACTTTTGGCCCAAATTGATGCCGCCTTCGCTGACCGCTACAACTGGTTCTCTTTCCTTCCTGGCAAAATCAG CCAGAAACATATATCATATTCTAGAGCCTACATCGACTTCAAGAGGCCAGATGACGTTATACTGTTTGCAGAGTTCTTCAATGGACACGTCTTTGTGAATGAAAAGG GATCTCAGTTCAAAGTTATTGTTGAATATGCTCCTTCCCAACGCGTTCCAAGACAGTGGTCTAAAAAGGATGGTCGTGATGGGACCATATATAGAG ATTCTGAGTATCTGGAGTTTCTTGAACTACTTTCCAAGCCTGTTGAGAATCTTCCCAGCGCTGAGATACAATTGGAGAAGAGAGAAGCAGAACGATCTG GTGCTGCAAAAGATATTCCTATAAGTACACCACTGATGGATTTTGTGCGCCAGAAAAGAGCTGCCAAGGGACCTCGG AGGTCGTTATCCAATGGCAAAGTGAGTAGAAGAGGCACTTCATCAAATGGGAGTCCTAGTTCTGGCACATCAAGACGAGGTTCAGGAAAGAAGAGGGTTTCTGCTACTATG TATGTTGCCAGGCACCCAGGGAAAAATGCTACTATGAAAGACAGATCGATTTATACTTTGGCTCCTAGCCAAGGTGATCAGCATATTTCAAGTAAAGCTTCAAACGTGGCCTCTTCAGATGGAAAACAAACCCTTGATGAGAATG GAGTTTCTGGAAATAATGAtgctggaaaaaaaaaagtactgcTTCTTAAagggaaagaaagagaaattattGCT GTATCCGATTTAGATAGCATGTCACAGCATCACAATGTAACATCTTCAGCCAAAGAAATTGTTGGTGCAACAGTTTTGAAGCAGAATCAGAGGCATGAAGGTAGTGGAAGGATTATAAGAAGCATACTTTCAAAAAAGGAGTTGCGTCAAAGCCAATCTTCCAGGGCACTCTCTGAGCATCAAATCCAAACATCTaatctagaaaaagaaaaacaatccCCTCGGCCCGTACATGTGCAACTAATTCTGAAGGGCATGAATGGTACATCAGAGAATAAGATTGGTCTGCATGATTCACATGCATCTAGCGAGAGGCAGGAGAGACATACTAGACATAAAGATAGACCAGATCGTGGTGTTTGGACAAGTTCCAATGTTGCTGATGAGTCTGTCTCATCTGCTGCTTCCTCACAAGTAGATCCTGTTGAAG
- the LOC111242603 gene encoding uncharacterized protein LOC111242603: MHRSEMNSIARNRSLSLILLAFSLHFVIGFSDDSPVTKDLTKIEHFATRSPSTIIVLVLIGIVLFSLFSFALFKLWRKKKREEQYARLLKLFEEDDELELELGLRD; this comes from the exons ATGCATCGCTCAGAGATGAATTCAATTGCCAGAAACCGATCGCTAAGTCTCATCCTTCTTGCTTTCTCTTTGCACTTTGTTATCG GTTTTTCCGATGACTCGCCTGTTACTAAAGATCTCACGAAGATAGAACATTTTGCCACCAGAAGCCCTAGTACTATAATTGTCCTTGTATTAATTGGGATTGTGCTGTTTTCCTTGTTCTCCTTTGCCCTTTTTAAACTTTGGCggaagaagaaaagggaagaacAATACGCTCGTCTTTTGAAATTGTTCGAAGAGGATGATGAGTTAGAGCTTGAGCTTGGCCTAAGGGACTGA
- the LOC106775042 gene encoding KH domain-containing protein At1g09660/At1g09670 isoform X3, with protein MGERIHGGGNGNGCYFHFPPPPSPVRSSSSSIPPDRERYFAELLAERQKLVPFVQILPQCTKLLTQEIRRMSGFSQSFIDHERLEPDSPFRPLGQHPNTRPMELEGWPALPIEDKANLQRMSSFQAPPMGWPGTQGVPSTPIVKRVIRLDVPVDKYPNQYNFVGRILGPRGNSLKRVEAMTECRVYIRGCGSVKDSIKEEKLKDKPGYEHLKEPLHVLVEAEFPEDIINSRLDHAVAILENLLKPVDESLDHYKKQQLRELAMLNGTLREESPSMSPSMSPSMSPFNSTGMKRAKTGR; from the exons ATGGGAGAGAGGATCCATGGCGGCGGGAATGGGAATGGATGCTATTTCCATTTTCCTCCTCCGCCGTCCCCTGTTcgttcctcttcctcctctatCCCTCCAGATCGCGAAAG ATATTTCGCCGAACTACTCGCTGAGAGGCAAAAACTCGTGCCTTTTGTACAAATTCTTCCCCAATGTACCAAGCTCTTGACTCAAG AAATCAGACGCATGTCGGGCTTTTCTCAAAGTTTTATCGATCATGAAAGACTCGAGCCAGATAGTCCATTCAGGCCTCTGGGTCAACATCCAAATACTAGACCAATGGAGTTGGAGGGATGGCCTGCTTTGCCAATAGAG GACAAAGCAAATCTCCAAAGGATGTCATCCTTTCAAGCGCCACCAATGGGTTGGCCTGGGACACAAGGAGTTCCATCTACTCCTATTGTGAAGAGAGTTATCAGGCTTGATGTTCCTGTAGACAAATATCCAAAT CAGTATAATTTTGTTGGCCGAATTCTGGGACCTCGAGGAAACTCATTGAAAAGAGTGGAAGCCATGACTGAATGCAGGGTTTACATCAGAGGCTGTGGCTCAGTAAAGGATTCTATTAAG GAAGAAAAGCTTAAAGATAAACCCGGATATGAGCACCTTAAAGAGCCATTGCATGTGTTGGTGGAGGCAGAGTTTCCAGAGGATATAATTAATTCTCGCCTGGATCATGCAGTGGCAATACTAGAAAATCTTTTGAAGCCTGTG GATGAATCCCTTGATCACTATAAGAAGCAACAGTTGAGGGAATTGGCTATGCTTAATGGTACTTTGAGAGAGGAAAGTCCAAGCATGAGCCCAAGCATGAGCCCAAGCATGTCACCTTTCAATAGTACTGGAATGAAACGAGCCAAGACAGGAAGATGA
- the LOC106775816 gene encoding regulator of nonsense transcripts UPF3 isoform X1, with product MKGALDRTKAVLRHLPPSLSEAALLAQIDAAFADRYNWFSFLPGKISQKHISYSRAYIDFKRPDDVILFAEFFNGHVFVNEKGSQFKVIVEYAPSQRVPRQWSKKDGRDGTIYRDSEYLEFLELLSKPVENLPSAEIQLEKREAERSGAAKDIPISTPLMDFVRQKRAAKGPRRSLSNGKVSRRGTSSNGSPSSGTSRRGSGKKRVSATMYVARHPGKNATMKDRSIYTLAPSQGDQHISSKASNVASSDGKQTLDENGVSGNNDAGKKKVLLLKGKEREIIAVSDLDSMSQHHNVTSSAKEIVGATVLKQNQRHEGSGRIIRSILSKKELRQSQSSRALSEHQIQTSNLEKEKQSPRPVHVQLILKGMNGTSENKIGLHDSHASSERQERHTRHKDRPDRGVWTSSNVADESVSSAASSQVDPVEGRNADLKHDMPNARSGEVKSLGGVRTSHSSENGFNKHFGRRGPTHGLKDVDSYSVSSEGKHPRRSGTTTYGSNEKQVWVQKASSGT from the exons ATGAAGGGTGCGTTGGATCGGACGAAGGCGGTGCTGCGTCACTTGCCGCCCTCTCTTTCCGAGGCCGCACTTTTGGCCCAAATTGATGCCGCCTTCGCTGACCGCTACAACTGGTTCTCTTTCCTTCCTGGCAAAATCAG CCAGAAACATATATCATATTCTAGAGCCTACATCGACTTCAAGAGGCCAGATGACGTTATACTGTTTGCAGAGTTCTTCAATGGACACGTCTTTGTGAATGAAAAGG GATCTCAGTTCAAAGTTATTGTTGAATATGCTCCTTCCCAACGCGTTCCAAGACAGTGGTCTAAAAAGGATGGTCGTGATGGGACCATATATAGAG ATTCTGAGTATCTGGAGTTTCTTGAACTACTTTCCAAGCCTGTTGAGAATCTTCCCAGCGCTGAGATACAATTGGAGAAGAGAGAAGCAGAACGATCTG GTGCTGCAAAAGATATTCCTATAAGTACACCACTGATGGATTTTGTGCGCCAGAAAAGAGCTGCCAAGGGACCTCGG AGGTCGTTATCCAATGGCAAAGTGAGTAGAAGAGGCACTTCATCAAATGGGAGTCCTAGTTCTGGCACATCAAGACGAGGTTCAGGAAAGAAGAGGGTTTCTGCTACTATG TATGTTGCCAGGCACCCAGGGAAAAATGCTACTATGAAAGACAGATCGATTTATACTTTGGCTCCTAGCCAAGGTGATCAGCATATTTCAAGTAAAGCTTCAAACGTGGCCTCTTCAGATGGAAAACAAACCCTTGATGAGAATG GAGTTTCTGGAAATAATGAtgctggaaaaaaaaaagtactgcTTCTTAAagggaaagaaagagaaattattGCT GTATCCGATTTAGATAGCATGTCACAGCATCACAATGTAACATCTTCAGCCAAAGAAATTGTTGGTGCAACAGTTTTGAAGCAGAATCAGAGGCATGAAGGTAGTGGAAGGATTATAAGAAGCATACTTTCAAAAAAGGAGTTGCGTCAAAGCCAATCTTCCAGGGCACTCTCTGAGCATCAAATCCAAACATCTaatctagaaaaagaaaaacaatccCCTCGGCCCGTACATGTGCAACTAATTCTGAAGGGCATGAATGGTACATCAGAGAATAAGATTGGTCTGCATGATTCACATGCATCTAGCGAGAGGCAGGAGAGACATACTAGACATAAAGATAGACCAGATCGTGGTGTTTGGACAAGTTCCAATGTTGCTGATGAGTCTGTCTCATCTGCTGCTTCCTCACAAGTAGATCCTGTTGAAG GAAGAAATGCTGATTTAAAACATGACATGCCAAATGCAAGAAGTGGGGAGGTAAAATCTCTTGGAGGTGTCCGTACCAGTCATTCATCAGAAAATG GCTTCAATAAGCATTTTGGTCGCCGTGGACCAACACATGGGTTAAAGGATGTTGATAGCTATTCAGTTTCAAGTGAAGG